A genomic window from Synechococcus sp. WH 8016 includes:
- a CDS encoding alpha/beta hydrolase, translated as MRETGSTSELVLALRRRSTGLRLAASCVCSLLFFGVSPRPLWAASQLEVQIDGTVIPFSIGDLAKWARSDGRHRSELSTWFSLLEPESRAGVLELLQAPVILDRSMARQLLNSWAGRQLLDQVSDLVRVDDDTEGVIVRQTINELLTRQQQVSSLDLLEALPAESVRLDLDLLLELASSWRIQLERQQNLVRRLDRFPVTASASDRFGASSQDFDPLLEPRLMSLAVSHREEPLEFQLWLPVEGAPKREQWLVLMPGLGGSPDHFRWLGRGLSRRGWAVLVPDHPGSDDEAVQALLEGRLPPPGAEVLPERLQDLDALLKARDQGVFRVPGERLVLAGHSLGAFSALLSTGARPAPGLARRCSSALGDLPLSNLSRLLQCQLVDVSLPQQVAPPALSAVIGFNSFGSLLWPADSLSKTVNVPVLFTGGTLDLITPPISEQLGLLLAMPADPSSRVVLVEGASHFSPVRVEGQRQGGQGEDLFQLGEDLVGVQPLQVQALLEQEVVQFLEEQEQRKGAQRFKAKTLHLKLGELHLHRLDREAASALVHQ; from the coding sequence GTGCGGGAAACTGGTTCCACCAGTGAACTGGTCTTGGCCTTGCGAAGACGCTCAACAGGACTGCGATTAGCTGCAAGTTGTGTGTGCAGTCTGCTGTTTTTTGGCGTCTCACCGCGTCCGTTGTGGGCTGCTTCTCAGCTGGAAGTGCAGATCGATGGCACGGTGATTCCCTTCTCCATTGGCGATTTAGCGAAATGGGCCCGCTCTGATGGACGCCACCGTTCCGAGCTCAGTACTTGGTTTTCGCTGTTAGAGCCCGAGAGTCGCGCAGGAGTTTTGGAGCTGCTGCAGGCTCCTGTGATCCTTGATCGCAGCATGGCTCGTCAGCTGTTGAACAGCTGGGCTGGCCGGCAATTGTTGGATCAAGTGTCGGATTTAGTGCGGGTGGACGATGACACGGAGGGGGTGATCGTTCGTCAAACGATCAACGAACTTTTAACCCGACAGCAGCAGGTCTCCAGCCTGGATTTGCTTGAGGCCTTGCCTGCCGAAAGCGTTCGTCTTGATCTTGATCTCTTGCTCGAGCTGGCATCCAGTTGGCGGATACAACTTGAGCGTCAACAAAACCTGGTGCGCCGCCTGGATCGCTTCCCCGTGACGGCCTCAGCTTCTGATCGTTTCGGGGCCTCCAGCCAAGATTTCGATCCGTTATTGGAACCGCGCTTGATGTCCTTGGCGGTGAGCCATCGCGAGGAGCCATTGGAATTTCAGCTTTGGTTGCCTGTGGAGGGGGCCCCAAAGCGTGAGCAGTGGCTGGTGCTGATGCCTGGATTAGGCGGCAGCCCAGATCATTTTCGCTGGCTTGGTCGCGGCCTTAGTCGTCGCGGTTGGGCCGTCTTGGTGCCAGATCACCCTGGCAGCGATGACGAAGCGGTCCAGGCCCTCTTAGAAGGGCGTCTTCCCCCTCCAGGGGCGGAGGTGCTTCCCGAACGGCTTCAGGATCTTGATGCCTTGCTCAAGGCCCGCGATCAGGGGGTGTTTCGGGTTCCCGGTGAACGTTTGGTCCTCGCTGGCCACTCCCTGGGTGCCTTTAGTGCGCTGCTTTCAACAGGTGCCAGGCCGGCTCCAGGTCTTGCGCGTCGTTGCTCGTCAGCGTTGGGTGACTTGCCGCTCAGCAACTTGTCGCGGCTCTTGCAGTGTCAATTGGTGGATGTGTCTTTGCCACAGCAGGTGGCACCCCCTGCGTTGTCGGCTGTGATCGGCTTCAACAGTTTTGGCAGCTTGCTCTGGCCTGCGGACTCCCTTTCCAAAACCGTCAACGTGCCTGTCTTGTTCACTGGTGGCACCCTCGATCTGATCACGCCACCGATCAGCGAACAGTTGGGCTTGTTGTTGGCGATGCCGGCCGACCCCTCGAGCCGGGTGGTGCTTGTGGAGGGTGCAAGCCATTTCTCTCCCGTGCGCGTTGAGGGGCAGAGGCAAGGGGGACAGGGTGAGGATCTCTTTCAGCTGGGAGAAGATCTGGTGGGTGTTCAGCCGCTCCAAGTGCAGGCGCTTTTGGAGCAAGAAGTCGTCCAATTCTTGGAGGAGCAAGAACAGCGCAAGGGTGCTCAGCGCTTCAAGGCCAAGACCCTGCATTTGAAGCTTGGAGAGCTTCACTTGCATCGGCTCGATCGCGAAGCGGCATCAGCCCTGGTGCATCAGTAA
- a CDS encoding ABC transporter permease, whose translation MARGRELFRYCATRLALAPLMLWLIASLVFLLLRVAPGDPVDAVLGSRAPEAAKAALRASLGLDQSLWHQYSNFLGGLVHGDLGVALVNNESVRSIISKTLPASLELGITALIISAVLGLGVGFSGIARPEGKFDLAGRFYGIGTYALPPFWAAMLIQLVFAVMLGWLPVGGRFPPSLIPPEGSGFLIFDSLVSGNWSALQGTIRHLVLPACTLGLLLSGVFTNALRLNLNRTLKSDYVESARSRGLSETQVVLRHALPNALLPVLTIAGITVASLIGGALLIEVTFSWPGIAMRLQESINQRDYPVVQGIVVAIAALVVMVSVAVDLLVAVLDPRIRY comes from the coding sequence ATGGCACGGGGAAGGGAGCTTTTTCGCTATTGCGCAACGCGACTTGCGCTTGCTCCACTCATGCTTTGGCTGATTGCCAGCCTGGTGTTTCTGCTCTTACGCGTCGCCCCTGGAGACCCGGTGGATGCGGTGCTGGGCAGCAGGGCTCCAGAGGCCGCAAAGGCCGCCCTACGCGCCAGCCTCGGACTGGATCAATCGCTGTGGCATCAATATTCCAATTTTCTCGGCGGACTGGTGCATGGCGATTTGGGCGTTGCCCTGGTGAACAACGAGTCGGTGCGCTCGATTATCAGCAAAACGCTTCCCGCAAGCCTGGAATTGGGCATCACCGCCTTGATCATCTCGGCCGTTCTGGGCTTGGGCGTGGGGTTTAGCGGAATTGCCCGCCCCGAGGGGAAATTTGACCTTGCAGGCCGCTTCTACGGAATTGGCACCTACGCGTTACCACCTTTTTGGGCAGCGATGCTGATCCAACTTGTGTTTGCGGTCATGCTCGGCTGGCTGCCCGTAGGCGGCAGATTTCCTCCCAGCTTGATCCCCCCAGAGGGCAGCGGTTTTCTGATCTTTGACAGCCTGGTCAGCGGCAATTGGTCTGCCCTCCAAGGCACGATTCGACACCTCGTATTGCCCGCATGCACCTTGGGCCTCCTCCTCAGCGGGGTGTTCACCAACGCGCTACGCCTCAATCTGAATCGAACCCTGAAATCGGATTATGTGGAATCGGCGCGGAGCCGTGGACTAAGCGAAACCCAAGTCGTACTCCGCCATGCCCTGCCCAATGCGCTGTTGCCCGTGCTCACCATTGCAGGCATCACGGTGGCATCGCTCATTGGTGGAGCTCTGCTGATTGAAGTGACCTTCTCCTGGCCCGGGATTGCGATGCGCCTTCAAGAAAGCATCAACCAACGCGACTATCCGGTGGTCCAAGGCATCGTTGTGGCCATCGCCGCCCTCGTCGTGATGGTGAGCGTGGCGGTTGATCTCTTGGTAGCGGTGCTCGATCCGCGTATCCGTTACTGA
- a CDS encoding ABC transporter substrate-binding protein codes for MTDRRRFSLQASVLIGLALALSQSACQPKRQSDRLTVASAGRIGSLDPALASTTGVLQVLSALGDTLYIRGTSGELQPQLAASMPVLGEDRLSLTIPLRRDVLFHDGSRFDAKAMAFSLNRFLRIGSQRYLLSNRIAAIETPSPFEIRLRLKEPSSSIESLLTSPYLTPVSPKAYADHADRFLNDRFVGTGPYILNSFRNTQQRLLPFRHYWGKPPNNVGLDLINLSNSTALFGALVSGEVDVLLSNSIDEDQKRALSQRAEKQLLRESKGPAMNITFVALRSNSPPMQRQIVRRALAHSLDRRLISTRVSYTQREPLRSLIPPSLRGGRTEPWPTYNLATARTLFQQAGYCTGRRLQVPFTFRTNVPSDRLMALTWQAQLKRDLPDCVQMTLNGVESTTVYKQLSEGSFEAVILDWSGSYPDPEAYLSPLLSCSSGKGNICEAGEAVDGGTFWTAPKLQKALRLSDMLQGRPRLKELATVDAMAAEGTPYIPVWFVAPKAWSQLRLNPPTFNGSGLVNLAQLGERR; via the coding sequence GTGACTGATCGCCGTCGCTTCAGCCTTCAGGCCAGCGTGTTGATCGGATTGGCCCTTGCTTTGAGCCAAAGCGCTTGTCAGCCCAAACGCCAAAGCGACCGGCTAACGGTTGCCAGCGCCGGGCGCATTGGCTCCCTCGATCCTGCTCTGGCAAGCACCACAGGGGTGCTTCAGGTGCTCAGTGCTCTCGGCGACACGCTCTACATCCGAGGCACAAGCGGGGAGCTTCAGCCCCAATTGGCCGCATCCATGCCTGTGCTCGGTGAGGACAGACTCAGCCTGACGATCCCTTTGCGCCGGGATGTGCTCTTCCACGACGGCAGTCGCTTTGATGCAAAGGCGATGGCTTTCAGCCTGAATCGCTTCCTACGCATCGGCTCGCAGCGTTATTTGCTGAGTAATCGCATCGCAGCGATTGAAACCCCCTCCCCCTTCGAGATCCGCCTGCGCCTCAAGGAGCCCTCCAGCTCGATCGAAAGCCTGCTCACATCCCCATATCTCACCCCCGTCTCTCCCAAGGCCTACGCCGACCATGCCGATCGATTCTTGAATGATCGTTTTGTCGGGACGGGCCCATACATTCTCAACAGCTTTCGCAACACCCAACAGCGTCTTCTCCCGTTCCGCCATTACTGGGGCAAACCGCCGAACAATGTGGGACTCGACCTCATCAACCTCAGCAATTCCACAGCACTGTTTGGAGCCCTCGTCAGCGGAGAGGTGGATGTGTTGCTGTCGAACTCCATTGATGAAGATCAGAAACGAGCCTTAAGCCAACGGGCTGAAAAGCAGCTTCTGCGCGAGAGCAAAGGCCCCGCCATGAACATCACGTTCGTGGCCCTGCGCAGCAATAGCCCGCCGATGCAACGTCAAATCGTGCGTCGGGCACTCGCCCATAGCTTGGATCGCCGGCTGATCAGCACCCGGGTCAGCTACACCCAGAGAGAGCCATTGCGCTCACTGATTCCACCCAGTTTGCGGGGAGGCAGAACCGAACCCTGGCCCACCTACAACCTGGCCACAGCGCGCACGTTGTTTCAACAAGCCGGGTACTGCACAGGTCGTCGTCTGCAAGTGCCGTTCACGTTCCGTACCAACGTGCCCTCCGATCGCTTAATGGCCCTCACCTGGCAAGCTCAGCTGAAACGCGATCTGCCCGATTGCGTGCAAATGACCCTCAACGGAGTGGAGTCGACCACCGTCTACAAACAGCTGAGCGAAGGATCATTCGAGGCGGTGATCCTCGACTGGAGTGGCTCCTATCCAGACCCTGAGGCCTACCTCTCCCCATTGCTGAGTTGCAGCAGCGGGAAAGGCAACATCTGTGAGGCGGGGGAAGCCGTGGATGGCGGCACGTTCTGGACGGCACCAAAGCTGCAAAAAGCCCTGCGCCTTAGCGACATGCTGCAGGGCCGTCCGCGGCTCAAGGAGCTAGCCACCGTGGATGCCATGGCCGCAGAAGGGACGCCCTACATCCCGGTCTGGTTTGTGGCTCCCAAAGCCTGGTCTCAGCTTCGTTTAAACCCTCCCACCTTTAATGGCAGCGGACTCGTGAATCTGGCCCAACTGGGAGAGCGACGCTGA
- a CDS encoding homoserine dehydrogenase, with protein sequence MSTRIGIGLLGLGTVGAGVASILQTPEGRHPLIADLDLVRVAVRDQNRPRPIALEASLLTTSPEAVIDDPGVDVVVEVMGGIEPARTLIMRAISAGKSVVTANKSVIARHGEEIAAAAAAAGVYVLIEAAVGGGIPIIEPLKQSLGSNRIQRVSGIINGTTNYILSRMADEGADYNAVLGEAQELGYAEADPAADVEGLDAADKIAILSGLAFGGPIDRNSIPTAGISTLQSRDVDYATQLGYGVKLLAVAERMDPEPSNPTSMPLSVSVQPTLVPKDHPLAGVNGVNNAILVEGDPIGRVMFYGPGAGSGPTASAVVADILNIAGIRQLNPAQGNLDPLLAASSWRRCHLVNTERTSQRNYVRFKTENAPGVIGQIGSCFGDHNVSIQSIVQLEASDAGAEIVVITQVVGNGQMSAALQAIHALPEVLSLDAHLGCL encoded by the coding sequence ATGTCCACCCGGATCGGAATCGGCCTTCTCGGTCTCGGCACTGTGGGTGCCGGAGTGGCAAGCATTCTCCAGACACCAGAGGGAAGACATCCCCTGATTGCTGATCTGGACCTGGTTCGGGTTGCGGTGAGAGACCAGAACCGCCCACGGCCGATCGCCCTGGAGGCAAGCCTTCTCACCACCTCTCCAGAAGCCGTCATCGACGACCCTGGCGTGGACGTGGTGGTGGAGGTGATGGGAGGCATCGAACCTGCGCGCACGCTGATCATGCGCGCGATCTCAGCCGGCAAGTCGGTTGTCACCGCCAACAAATCTGTGATCGCCAGGCATGGCGAAGAAATTGCAGCCGCCGCTGCGGCCGCGGGTGTTTATGTGCTGATTGAGGCTGCTGTTGGCGGCGGGATCCCGATCATCGAGCCGCTCAAGCAATCGCTCGGCAGCAACCGCATTCAGCGCGTGAGTGGAATCATCAACGGCACCACCAATTACATCCTGAGCCGCATGGCTGACGAGGGTGCGGATTACAACGCGGTCCTGGGCGAGGCCCAGGAGCTGGGTTACGCCGAAGCCGACCCAGCCGCAGACGTTGAAGGGCTCGATGCCGCCGACAAGATCGCCATTCTTTCTGGGCTCGCCTTCGGGGGACCGATCGATCGCAACAGCATCCCCACGGCAGGCATCAGCACCCTGCAAAGCAGGGATGTGGATTACGCCACGCAATTGGGCTACGGCGTGAAACTGCTCGCGGTCGCCGAACGCATGGATCCTGAACCGAGCAATCCCACATCCATGCCCCTATCGGTGAGCGTGCAACCCACCCTGGTCCCCAAAGACCATCCCCTGGCGGGGGTGAATGGCGTGAATAACGCGATTTTGGTGGAGGGAGATCCGATCGGGAGAGTGATGTTCTACGGGCCTGGCGCTGGCTCAGGGCCCACCGCCTCAGCCGTGGTCGCTGACATCCTCAACATTGCGGGCATCCGCCAACTCAATCCGGCCCAAGGCAATCTGGATCCCCTGCTCGCAGCCTCTAGCTGGCGGCGATGCCACCTGGTGAACACGGAGCGGACCAGCCAACGCAATTATGTGCGTTTCAAAACAGAAAATGCTCCCGGCGTGATCGGGCAAATCGGCAGCTGCTTCGGCGACCACAACGTCTCCATTCAATCGATCGTTCAGCTCGAAGCCAGTGACGCGGGAGCTGAAATCGTTGTGATCACCCAGGTTGTTGGCAACGGGCAAATGAGTGCCGCACTCCAAGCGATTCATGCACTTCCCGAGGTTCTGAGCCTGGATGCCCACCTCGGCTGTCTTTGA
- a CDS encoding SufE family protein yields MAEPCCSSSQYGSEELDRLANRLSGTPDPRKRYEYVLWLAKKLPAMPADLQTEDRKVQGCVSQVFIHAALQDNHVHWQGESDALITKGLLALLIKGMSNLTPDQVLAVDPAFIAATGLQASLTPSRANGFLNILRAMQAQAQALKNADEAMDS; encoded by the coding sequence ATGGCAGAACCCTGCTGCTCTTCAAGTCAATACGGAAGCGAAGAGCTTGACCGCCTAGCGAATCGGCTTAGCGGCACGCCAGACCCACGCAAACGTTACGAATACGTGCTCTGGCTTGCCAAAAAGCTACCTGCGATGCCGGCAGACCTGCAAACCGAAGACCGCAAAGTGCAAGGTTGCGTGTCTCAGGTGTTCATTCATGCCGCTCTCCAGGACAACCATGTGCACTGGCAAGGAGAGTCCGACGCCTTGATCACCAAGGGGTTGCTCGCCCTGCTCATCAAAGGAATGAGTAATTTAACCCCGGATCAAGTCCTCGCCGTAGACCCCGCCTTCATTGCCGCCACTGGCCTACAAGCAAGCCTGACCCCTTCGAGGGCTAACGGCTTTTTGAATATTTTGCGGGCGATGCAGGCCCAGGCACAGGCCCTTAAGAACGCCGATGAGGCGATGGATTCATAG
- a CDS encoding 5-formyltetrahydrofolate cyclo-ligase: protein MDKQALRSTYRRVRHALMPGLNASLVQSVLAHLNAQDPAQCQGAIGITWPLPGEPDLRPLAELQPASLALPATAADYSVTYHPWQNAPSPKELRADAFSIPAPLASPALPPAELALLLIPALAVDRNGMRLGYGGGCYDRLLRQPGWSTLPTFAVLPEACVHPTLLPTDPWDQPLDGWITEQGCSLRRASQRSECSAR, encoded by the coding sequence ATGGATAAACAGGCCCTGAGGTCGACCTACCGCCGCGTGCGCCATGCGCTGATGCCAGGGCTGAATGCCTCACTGGTTCAAAGCGTGCTTGCCCACTTAAACGCCCAAGATCCAGCTCAGTGCCAAGGAGCCATCGGAATCACTTGGCCCCTTCCAGGGGAACCTGATTTACGCCCGCTGGCCGAACTTCAGCCCGCATCCCTAGCCCTGCCTGCAACAGCAGCTGATTACAGCGTGACTTATCACCCTTGGCAAAACGCTCCATCGCCAAAAGAGCTTCGCGCTGATGCCTTTTCCATTCCTGCTCCACTCGCATCACCCGCGTTGCCACCGGCCGAGCTTGCTCTCTTGCTGATTCCAGCTTTGGCGGTCGATCGCAACGGCATGCGCCTTGGCTATGGGGGCGGTTGTTATGACCGTTTGCTTCGTCAGCCGGGATGGTCAACGCTGCCAACGTTCGCCGTCCTGCCGGAAGCGTGCGTCCATCCCACCTTGCTACCCACAGACCCCTGGGATCAGCCCTTGGATGGTTGGATCACCGAGCAAGGCTGCAGCTTGCGCAGGGCTAGCCAGCGAAGCGAATGTTCTGCAAGATGA
- a CDS encoding carbonic anhydrase: MTLNRRSFLFRSGLNAFGLAAALPFIHPAKAEAAAPSSKESARSCRPKDPLTALIDGNARFADAWQAKNKATDLNERAQVMSNLWLDHCFLPASVLEESQSPWASIISCADSRVAPEWIFDAAAGDLFVVRSAGNTPFDEGIASLEFGVEVLKTPLILVLGHSNCGAVRAARANHSLTPLFDQLIKPIQANLVPGDTLMSAIKTNAQATAEQLTTRSDVLANAVQAGQLQIKAGYFDIASGKVSIL, from the coding sequence GTGACACTCAATCGACGCTCGTTTCTGTTTCGCAGCGGCCTGAACGCTTTTGGTCTCGCGGCAGCACTGCCATTCATCCACCCTGCCAAGGCCGAAGCAGCCGCTCCATCATCGAAGGAATCGGCCCGATCTTGCCGCCCAAAGGATCCACTCACGGCCCTGATCGATGGAAATGCCCGGTTTGCGGACGCTTGGCAAGCAAAAAACAAGGCAACGGATTTGAATGAACGTGCCCAAGTGATGTCTAACCTCTGGTTAGACCATTGCTTCCTTCCGGCGAGCGTTCTGGAAGAGTCTCAATCCCCTTGGGCTTCGATCATCAGCTGTGCCGACTCCAGAGTTGCTCCGGAATGGATTTTCGATGCGGCGGCTGGTGATTTGTTTGTCGTCCGCAGCGCAGGAAACACACCTTTTGACGAGGGAATCGCCTCGCTAGAGTTTGGCGTTGAGGTCTTAAAAACGCCCTTGATCTTGGTATTAGGCCACAGCAATTGTGGCGCTGTTCGAGCCGCTCGCGCGAATCATTCACTCACGCCACTGTTCGATCAGCTCATCAAACCGATTCAAGCCAACCTGGTTCCAGGCGACACCTTAATGAGCGCCATCAAGACCAACGCCCAAGCGACCGCTGAACAGCTCACGACTCGCAGCGATGTTTTGGCCAACGCCGTTCAAGCGGGACAGCTTCAGATCAAGGCCGGGTATTTCGATATTGCCTCCGGCAAAGTCTCCATCCTCTGA
- a CDS encoding AbrB family transcriptional regulator, with the protein MLTGSELLTKVKDLGDVSKTDLATACGYVSKKKDGSDRVNFTAFYEALLNAKGIDLGGGNAGVGKGGRKLSYVATVQGNGNLLIGKAYTAMLDLQVGDEFTIKLGKKAIRLIPVGGEEEGDE; encoded by the coding sequence ATGCTTACCGGATCCGAACTGCTCACCAAGGTCAAAGACCTGGGCGATGTATCCAAGACTGATCTCGCCACAGCTTGTGGCTACGTCTCCAAAAAGAAAGACGGCAGTGATCGGGTCAATTTCACCGCCTTTTATGAGGCTCTCCTCAATGCCAAGGGCATTGACCTTGGTGGCGGAAATGCTGGTGTTGGTAAAGGCGGACGCAAGCTTTCTTACGTTGCAACAGTTCAAGGCAACGGCAATCTGCTGATCGGCAAGGCTTATACAGCCATGCTCGATCTCCAAGTTGGTGATGAATTCACCATCAAGCTTGGCAAAAAAGCTATTCGCCTCATCCCTGTGGGTGGTGAGGAAGAAGGCGACGAGTGA
- a CDS encoding YdiU family protein, whose amino-acid sequence MQHPSTPDTEQSLESFEDFIQHANYSLLETLHADPESTKDGDDHRPRQVRSGHFVPVTPKPLEKPSYISHSKTFFSELGLDQDLAFNEEFKKLFSGDLSVNREPMRPFGWATGYALSIYGTEYNQQCPFGNGNGYGDGRAISVFEGILNGQRWEMQLKGAGPTPYCRGADGRAVLRSSVREFLAQELMHALGVPTSRSLTLYVSKTEAVRRPWYSENSNSSDPDILVEDPVAISTRVAPSFLRVGQLELFARRARNSNDPSVLKELQMIVLHLIDREYKSEIDQSLNFPSQVVKLAELYRDRLTTLVAHWLRIGYCQGNFNSDNCAAGGFTLDYGPFGFCEVFDPRYQPWIGGGEHFSFFNQPVAAEANFHMFWKAIRLLIKDDAAALEHLDKICDGFKQKINATIQQMWTDKLGLNNYNEALVQELFQLMVQTNVDFTIFFRELSKLPNDLSDLKRSFYAPIPPQLEQHWQTWLQSWNELIGSSGNPAKIAEKMKRMNPKYTWREWLVAPAYQQAKQGDYALIQELQEVFSHPYEEQSQAIEEKYYRLKPDQYFNAGGISHYSCSS is encoded by the coding sequence ATGCAGCATCCATCTACACCAGATACTGAACAATCTTTAGAAAGCTTTGAAGATTTTATTCAACATGCAAATTATTCACTCCTAGAGACCCTTCATGCTGACCCTGAATCAACCAAAGATGGGGATGACCATCGACCTCGGCAGGTCCGCTCAGGTCATTTTGTACCTGTTACTCCAAAGCCCCTAGAAAAGCCCAGCTATATAAGCCATAGCAAAACATTCTTCTCCGAACTTGGCTTGGATCAAGACCTAGCCTTTAATGAGGAATTTAAAAAACTCTTCTCCGGTGATCTCTCTGTGAATCGAGAGCCGATGCGCCCATTTGGTTGGGCCACGGGCTATGCATTATCAATTTATGGAACTGAATATAACCAACAATGCCCATTTGGAAATGGCAATGGCTATGGGGATGGTCGTGCAATTTCTGTGTTTGAGGGAATCCTTAATGGGCAACGCTGGGAGATGCAATTAAAAGGTGCTGGTCCCACTCCTTACTGTCGTGGAGCTGATGGACGTGCGGTGCTCCGCTCCAGCGTAAGAGAGTTTCTGGCACAGGAATTGATGCATGCCCTTGGAGTACCAACATCACGTTCCCTCACTCTCTATGTTTCCAAGACAGAAGCAGTGAGACGACCTTGGTATTCGGAAAACTCCAACTCTTCTGATCCAGATATTTTAGTAGAAGATCCGGTTGCAATCTCAACGCGCGTTGCACCTTCGTTTCTACGCGTTGGTCAATTGGAATTATTTGCACGACGTGCTCGAAACAGCAACGATCCAAGCGTTTTAAAAGAGCTACAAATGATCGTGTTGCATTTAATCGATCGAGAATACAAATCTGAAATAGACCAGTCGTTGAATTTTCCCTCTCAAGTCGTCAAGCTGGCCGAGCTCTACAGAGATCGGCTCACGACCTTGGTTGCGCATTGGTTACGGATTGGATATTGCCAAGGAAATTTCAATAGTGATAACTGTGCAGCTGGTGGCTTTACATTGGACTATGGACCGTTTGGATTTTGTGAGGTCTTTGATCCGCGCTACCAACCTTGGATTGGGGGTGGTGAACACTTCTCATTCTTTAACCAGCCTGTAGCTGCAGAAGCCAATTTTCATATGTTCTGGAAGGCCATAAGGCTCCTTATCAAAGATGATGCGGCAGCTCTAGAGCACTTAGACAAGATCTGTGATGGGTTTAAACAGAAAATCAACGCCACCATTCAGCAGATGTGGACAGACAAACTTGGCCTAAACAACTACAACGAAGCTCTGGTTCAGGAGTTATTCCAACTCATGGTACAAACAAACGTAGATTTCACAATTTTCTTCCGAGAGCTATCCAAACTTCCGAATGATTTGTCTGATTTAAAGAGAAGCTTTTATGCACCCATTCCCCCACAACTAGAGCAACATTGGCAAACCTGGCTTCAGAGCTGGAACGAGCTGATCGGGAGCAGTGGGAATCCAGCCAAGATCGCGGAAAAGATGAAGCGTATGAATCCGAAATACACCTGGCGAGAATGGCTCGTTGCTCCTGCCTATCAACAAGCGAAGCAGGGTGACTACGCTCTTATCCAAGAATTGCAAGAGGTCTTTAGCCATCCCTATGAGGAGCAATCACAAGCAATCGAAGAGAAATACTATCGTCTGAAGCCTGATCAGTACTTCAATGCGGGAGGTATATCCCATTACAGCTGCTCATCATGA
- the ruvC gene encoding crossover junction endodeoxyribonuclease RuvC — translation MRILGIDPGLARVGYGVIDVEPRKGKEEGTQRMVDCGIIRTDPGRSEGERMVEIARDLRQIIRIHQPELASVEKFFFYRSSNTIAVVQARGVLIMTLTRFGLPIVEFPPMQIKQALTGHGHADKDEVLEAVMRELDLDTPPRPDDAADALAVALTGWFQR, via the coding sequence TTGCGGATCCTTGGCATCGATCCAGGCCTTGCTCGCGTCGGCTATGGCGTGATCGACGTTGAGCCACGCAAGGGGAAAGAGGAAGGAACACAACGAATGGTCGACTGCGGCATCATTCGCACCGATCCAGGCCGCAGCGAGGGGGAGCGCATGGTGGAAATTGCCCGTGACCTCCGCCAAATCATTCGCATCCATCAACCGGAACTGGCCAGCGTGGAGAAGTTTTTCTTCTACCGCTCCAGCAACACCATCGCCGTTGTGCAGGCCCGCGGGGTGTTGATCATGACGCTCACACGCTTTGGGCTTCCGATCGTGGAATTCCCGCCGATGCAAATCAAACAAGCACTCACAGGGCATGGCCACGCAGACAAAGACGAAGTTCTGGAGGCCGTGATGCGTGAACTCGATCTCGACACGCCACCACGGCCCGATGATGCGGCCGACGCCTTAGCCGTTGCACTCACCGGATGGTTTCAACGTTGA